A section of the Tachysurus fulvidraco isolate hzauxx_2018 chromosome 7, HZAU_PFXX_2.0, whole genome shotgun sequence genome encodes:
- the pcdh18a gene encoding protocadherin-18a isoform X1, which translates to MWNFTTRSETMRSACLVLFTLLVSGFGLVVGRTLRYRVYEEQEAGTVIGSLKEDARDVLSHLPNTVPLRFRSVQRGGASALAVRERDGEISVRGRLDREKLCDRNPNCSVEFDVLTLPTEHLQLFHVQVEILDVNDHAPRFPRAVIPLEISETASVGTRVPLDSAADPDVGENALSTYTLSASDTFGIDVLTGTNGAKYAELVVLKELDRETRSNYELRLTASDGGSPPRTGTTLLKITVADSNDNNPIFAEPSYTIDLPEDAAPGVLLVDLNATDADEGTNGKIVYSFSSHVSPKVVETFRIDPDTGHLSLLRKVDFETDDSYDVDVQAQDSGPNSMPAHCKITIKVKDVNDNKPEVSVSLMGNDEEAALVSELAPIDTFVALVRVDDADSGLNGEVVCRLAREGHFRLQKTHEKNYVILTNATLDRETSSEYGLTIIAEDRGTLSLSTVRHFTVRVQDENDNAPHFEKSRYDIFKDENNSPGAYLATVHASDPDLATNGHVSYSVLEGMVHGSSISTYVTVDPSSGAIYALRTFDYEEISHISFMIQASDYGNPSLSSNVTVVLNVLDVNDNRPVIVSPPLRNHTTEFTISKYSDYGDLITTITATDRDSGVNGDLSCTIIAGNEAGYFYMDSRTCEIRANVSLRDLTTDHVELMIMVQDHGSEPLETRALLHLALLENPENLADPLATGGLGKENVLDASTIIIISLGAICGLLIIIMVALALRCSRDKNDTRSYNCRVAESTYQQRPRKPSRQIHKGDITLVPTVNGALPIHHHSPTTTGPIHHSHQSLNSIVTVTSNQIPESFVLELTHATPPVEQVSQLLSLLHQGQYQPRPSFRGNKHSRNYRYTLPDLDKFSLKDSGRGDSDSDGELGRDSPIDRLLGDGFSELFHIDTHSRVQSAMKLCTEECRVLGHSDQCWMPSFSAEEERRSFSTFGKDADEEEEMDDGGEKSLLSDINSVFHRIVPPSHTDPGDLTEGSTPCGVTNENRKCFLPGNSHFQNSANHASNSKWLPAMEEIPENYEEDEMESTLGFRKRTEDEFAVEINKLLLDVHQS; encoded by the exons ATGTGGAATTTTACTACAAGAAGTGAAACAATGCGCAGCGCGTGCCTTGTGCTGTTCACTCTCTTGGTGTCTGGATTTGGTCTTGTGGTGGGTCGGACGCTAAGGTACCGTGTGTATGAGGAGCAGGAGGCGGGAACCGTTATCGGCTCATTGAAGGAGGATGCGCGTGATGTGTTATCTCACCTGCCCAACACTGTGCCCTTACGTTTCCGGTCTGTGCAGCGTGGCGGTGCGAGCGCCTTAGCGGTACGTGAGCGTGATGGAGAGATCAGTGTAAGAGGCCGACTGGATCGTGAAAAGTTGTGTGACCGGAACCCAAACTGCTCAGTGGAGTTTGATGTGCTGACCCTGCCCACTGAGCACCTGCAACTCTTCCATGTGCAGGTGGAGATACTGGATGTGAATGACCATGCGCCACGCTTCCCACGTGCAGTCATCCCTCTGGAGATCTCAGAAACAGCCTCCGTAGGGACACGGGTCCCTCTGGACAGTGCTGCGGACCCGGATGTTGGTGAGAATGCTCTGAGCACATATACCTTGAGTGCATCTGACACCTTTGGAATCGATGTCCTTACTGGAACAAATGGTGCCAAGTACGCTGAGCTAGTGGTGCTAAAGGAACTTGATCGGGAGACACGTTCCAACTATGAGCTACGACTTACAGCATCAGATGGTGGCTCACCTCCCAGAACTGGAACCACACTTTTGAAGATCACAGTCGCCGATTCGAATGACAACAATCCTATCTTTGCAGAGCCGTCATATACCATTGACCTCCCAGAGGATGCGGCACCAGGTGTGTTGCTGGTGGATCTGAATGCCACAGATGCAGATGAAGGCACAAATGGCAAGATCGTCTACTCCTTCAGCAGCCATGTCTCTCCAAAAGTAGTAGAAACGTTCCGTATCGACCCAGACACAGGTCACCTTAGTCTGCTCAGGAAGGTGGACTTTGAGACAGATGATTCGTATGACGTAGATGTCCAGGCGCAAGACTCAGGGCCAAACTCAATGCCAGCACACTGCAAGATCACCATCAAGGTAAAGGATGTCAATGACAACAAGCCAGAAGTCAGTGTGAGCTTGATGGGAAATGATGAGGAAGCAGCACTGGTCTCGGAGTTAGCGCCCATAGACACGTTTGTAGCACTTGTGCGAGTGGATGATGCAGACTCGGGTTTAAATGGCGAAGTTGTGTGCCGGCTTGCTCGCGAAGGTCACTTCCGGCTTCAGAAGACACATGAGAAGAACTATGTAATCCTCACGAATGCCACTCTAGACCGAGAGACTAGCTCGGAGTATGGTCTTACGATAATTGCTGAGGACAGGGGGACTCTGAGCCTGTCTACTGTGAGACACTTCACAGTGCGTGTACAGGATGAGAACGATAACGCACCCCACTTTGAAAAGAGCCGCTATGACATCTTTAAAGATGAGAACAACTCTCCTGGTGCGTACCTCGCCACGGTGCATGCTAGCGACCCGGACCTAGCCACTAATGGCCATGTAAGCTACTCTGTTTTAGAGGGCATGGTGCACGGAAGCTCCATTTCTACTTATGTCACCGTAGATCCATCAAGCGGTGCCATTTATGCCTTACGCACTTTTGACTATGAGGAAATTAGCCATATTAGCTTCATGATTCAAGCAAGTGACTATGGCAATCCATCGCTAAGCAGCAATGTGACTGTTGTCTTAAACGTTCTAGATGTGAATGACAATCGGCCAGTTATAGTATCACCTCCACTTCGGAATCACACCACTGAGTTCACAATTTCCAAGTATTCAGACTATGGTGATCTCATAACCACAATCACGGCAACAGATCGTGACTCAGGTGTTAATGGCGACCTCTCGTGCACCATCATTGCTGGAAACGAGGCTGGGTACTTCTACATGGACAGCCGCACATGTGAAATCCGTGCTAACGTGAGCTTGCGTGACCTAACGACTGATCATGTGGAGCTCATGATCATGGTTCAGGATCATGGCAGTGAACCACTAGAAACCAGGGCTCTGCTCCACCTGGCCCTGCTGGAGAATCCGGAGAACCTTGCTGACCCACTTGCAACAGGGGGCTTGGGTAAAGAAAATGTTCTCGATGCCTCCACAATTATCATCATCTCATTGGGTGCCATCTGTGGTCTACTGATTATCATCATGGTGGCGCTAGCTTTGCGCTGTTCACGTGACAAAAATGACACACGCTCGTACAACTGCCGCGTTGCAGAATCGACGTATCAGCAGCGGCCGAGAAAACCTTCACGTCAAATTCACAAAGGTGACATCACACTCGTACCAACTGTTAACGGCGCACTTCCTATTCATCATCACTCACCCACCACCACAGGGCCAATCCATCACAGCCACCAATCACTGAACAGCATCGTCACTGTGACATCCAATCAGATCCCAGAAAGCTTTGTCCTGGAGCTGACGCATGCCACGCCCCCTGTGGAG CAAGTTTCACAGCTGCTCTCCCTACTCCATCAGGGTCAGTATCAGCCTCGGCCCAGCTTCAGAGGAAACAAACACTCTCGCAactacag ataCACACTCCCGGACTTGGATAAGTTCAGTCTGAAGGACAGTGGGCGGGGCGACAGCGACAGTGATGGTGAGCTAGGTCGTGATTCGCCAATCGACCGGTTGCTAGGTGACGGATTCAGCGAGCTCTTCCACAtcgacacacacagcagagtccagtcag CGATGAAGCTGTGTACGGAGGAGTGTCGGGTTCTCGGTCACTCAGATCAGTGCTGGATGCCTTCATTTTCTGCTGAAGAAGAGCGCCGCAGTTTCTCCACCTTTGGGAAAGATgctgatgaggaagaggagatgGATGACGGAGGGGAAAAGTCTCTGCTTTCTGACATCAATTCCGTCTTCCATCGAATCGTCCCTCCTTCTCACACCGATCCTGGCGACCTCACCGAAGGTTCTACCCCCTGCGGTGTCACCAACgaaaacaggaagtgcttcCTGCCAGGAAACTCTCACTTTCAGAATTCGGCTAATCACGCATCAAATTCAAAATGGCTGCCAGCGATGGAGGAGATCCCAGAAAACTATGAGGAGGATGAGATGGAGAGCACGCTAGGATTCCGTAAACGAACCGAGGACGAATTTGCCGTTGAAATTAACAAACTGTTGCTGGATGTCCACCAGAGCTAA
- the pcdh18a gene encoding protocadherin-18a isoform X3 codes for MWNFTTRSETMRSACLVLFTLLVSGFGLVVGRTLRYRVYEEQEAGTVIGSLKEDARDVLSHLPNTVPLRFRSVQRGGASALAVRERDGEISVRGRLDREKLCDRNPNCSVEFDVLTLPTEHLQLFHVQVEILDVNDHAPRFPRAVIPLEISETASVGTRVPLDSAADPDVGENALSTYTLSASDTFGIDVLTGTNGAKYAELVVLKELDRETRSNYELRLTASDGGSPPRTGTTLLKITVADSNDNNPIFAEPSYTIDLPEDAAPGVLLVDLNATDADEGTNGKIVYSFSSHVSPKVVETFRIDPDTGHLSLLRKVDFETDDSYDVDVQAQDSGPNSMPAHCKITIKVKDVNDNKPEVSVSLMGNDEEAALVSELAPIDTFVALVRVDDADSGLNGEVVCRLAREGHFRLQKTHEKNYVILTNATLDRETSSEYGLTIIAEDRGTLSLSTVRHFTVRVQDENDNAPHFEKSRYDIFKDENNSPGAYLATVHASDPDLATNGHVSYSVLEGMVHGSSISTYVTVDPSSGAIYALRTFDYEEISHISFMIQASDYGNPSLSSNVTVVLNVLDVNDNRPVIVSPPLRNHTTEFTISKYSDYGDLITTITATDRDSGVNGDLSCTIIAGNEAGYFYMDSRTCEIRANVSLRDLTTDHVELMIMVQDHGSEPLETRALLHLALLENPENLADPLATGGLGKENVLDASTIIIISLGAICGLLIIIMVALALRCSRDKNDTRSYNCRVAESTYQQRPRKPSRQIHKGDITLVPTVNGALPIHHHSPTTTGPIHHSHQSLNSIVTVTSNQIPESFVLELTHATPPVEQVSQLLSLLHQGQYQPRPSFRGNKHSRNYRYTLPDLDKFSLKDSGRGDSDSDGELGRDSPIDRLLGDGFSELFHIDTHSRVQSVLNPTLSLSLSLSLSLSLSLTLC; via the exons ATGTGGAATTTTACTACAAGAAGTGAAACAATGCGCAGCGCGTGCCTTGTGCTGTTCACTCTCTTGGTGTCTGGATTTGGTCTTGTGGTGGGTCGGACGCTAAGGTACCGTGTGTATGAGGAGCAGGAGGCGGGAACCGTTATCGGCTCATTGAAGGAGGATGCGCGTGATGTGTTATCTCACCTGCCCAACACTGTGCCCTTACGTTTCCGGTCTGTGCAGCGTGGCGGTGCGAGCGCCTTAGCGGTACGTGAGCGTGATGGAGAGATCAGTGTAAGAGGCCGACTGGATCGTGAAAAGTTGTGTGACCGGAACCCAAACTGCTCAGTGGAGTTTGATGTGCTGACCCTGCCCACTGAGCACCTGCAACTCTTCCATGTGCAGGTGGAGATACTGGATGTGAATGACCATGCGCCACGCTTCCCACGTGCAGTCATCCCTCTGGAGATCTCAGAAACAGCCTCCGTAGGGACACGGGTCCCTCTGGACAGTGCTGCGGACCCGGATGTTGGTGAGAATGCTCTGAGCACATATACCTTGAGTGCATCTGACACCTTTGGAATCGATGTCCTTACTGGAACAAATGGTGCCAAGTACGCTGAGCTAGTGGTGCTAAAGGAACTTGATCGGGAGACACGTTCCAACTATGAGCTACGACTTACAGCATCAGATGGTGGCTCACCTCCCAGAACTGGAACCACACTTTTGAAGATCACAGTCGCCGATTCGAATGACAACAATCCTATCTTTGCAGAGCCGTCATATACCATTGACCTCCCAGAGGATGCGGCACCAGGTGTGTTGCTGGTGGATCTGAATGCCACAGATGCAGATGAAGGCACAAATGGCAAGATCGTCTACTCCTTCAGCAGCCATGTCTCTCCAAAAGTAGTAGAAACGTTCCGTATCGACCCAGACACAGGTCACCTTAGTCTGCTCAGGAAGGTGGACTTTGAGACAGATGATTCGTATGACGTAGATGTCCAGGCGCAAGACTCAGGGCCAAACTCAATGCCAGCACACTGCAAGATCACCATCAAGGTAAAGGATGTCAATGACAACAAGCCAGAAGTCAGTGTGAGCTTGATGGGAAATGATGAGGAAGCAGCACTGGTCTCGGAGTTAGCGCCCATAGACACGTTTGTAGCACTTGTGCGAGTGGATGATGCAGACTCGGGTTTAAATGGCGAAGTTGTGTGCCGGCTTGCTCGCGAAGGTCACTTCCGGCTTCAGAAGACACATGAGAAGAACTATGTAATCCTCACGAATGCCACTCTAGACCGAGAGACTAGCTCGGAGTATGGTCTTACGATAATTGCTGAGGACAGGGGGACTCTGAGCCTGTCTACTGTGAGACACTTCACAGTGCGTGTACAGGATGAGAACGATAACGCACCCCACTTTGAAAAGAGCCGCTATGACATCTTTAAAGATGAGAACAACTCTCCTGGTGCGTACCTCGCCACGGTGCATGCTAGCGACCCGGACCTAGCCACTAATGGCCATGTAAGCTACTCTGTTTTAGAGGGCATGGTGCACGGAAGCTCCATTTCTACTTATGTCACCGTAGATCCATCAAGCGGTGCCATTTATGCCTTACGCACTTTTGACTATGAGGAAATTAGCCATATTAGCTTCATGATTCAAGCAAGTGACTATGGCAATCCATCGCTAAGCAGCAATGTGACTGTTGTCTTAAACGTTCTAGATGTGAATGACAATCGGCCAGTTATAGTATCACCTCCACTTCGGAATCACACCACTGAGTTCACAATTTCCAAGTATTCAGACTATGGTGATCTCATAACCACAATCACGGCAACAGATCGTGACTCAGGTGTTAATGGCGACCTCTCGTGCACCATCATTGCTGGAAACGAGGCTGGGTACTTCTACATGGACAGCCGCACATGTGAAATCCGTGCTAACGTGAGCTTGCGTGACCTAACGACTGATCATGTGGAGCTCATGATCATGGTTCAGGATCATGGCAGTGAACCACTAGAAACCAGGGCTCTGCTCCACCTGGCCCTGCTGGAGAATCCGGAGAACCTTGCTGACCCACTTGCAACAGGGGGCTTGGGTAAAGAAAATGTTCTCGATGCCTCCACAATTATCATCATCTCATTGGGTGCCATCTGTGGTCTACTGATTATCATCATGGTGGCGCTAGCTTTGCGCTGTTCACGTGACAAAAATGACACACGCTCGTACAACTGCCGCGTTGCAGAATCGACGTATCAGCAGCGGCCGAGAAAACCTTCACGTCAAATTCACAAAGGTGACATCACACTCGTACCAACTGTTAACGGCGCACTTCCTATTCATCATCACTCACCCACCACCACAGGGCCAATCCATCACAGCCACCAATCACTGAACAGCATCGTCACTGTGACATCCAATCAGATCCCAGAAAGCTTTGTCCTGGAGCTGACGCATGCCACGCCCCCTGTGGAG CAAGTTTCACAGCTGCTCTCCCTACTCCATCAGGGTCAGTATCAGCCTCGGCCCAGCTTCAGAGGAAACAAACACTCTCGCAactacag ataCACACTCCCGGACTTGGATAAGTTCAGTCTGAAGGACAGTGGGCGGGGCGACAGCGACAGTGATGGTGAGCTAGGTCGTGATTCGCCAATCGACCGGTTGCTAGGTGACGGATTCAGCGAGCTCTTCCACAtcgacacacacagcagagtccagtcag TTTTAAatcccaccctctctctctctctctctctctctctctctctctctctgtctctcacactctgttaG
- the pcdh18a gene encoding protocadherin-18a isoform X2 — MWNFTTRSETMRSACLVLFTLLVSGFGLVVGRTLRYRVYEEQEAGTVIGSLKEDARDVLSHLPNTVPLRFRSVQRGGASALAVRERDGEISVRGRLDREKLCDRNPNCSVEFDVLTLPTEHLQLFHVQVEILDVNDHAPRFPRAVIPLEISETASVGTRVPLDSAADPDVGENALSTYTLSASDTFGIDVLTGTNGAKYAELVVLKELDRETRSNYELRLTASDGGSPPRTGTTLLKITVADSNDNNPIFAEPSYTIDLPEDAAPGVLLVDLNATDADEGTNGKIVYSFSSHVSPKVVETFRIDPDTGHLSLLRKVDFETDDSYDVDVQAQDSGPNSMPAHCKITIKVKDVNDNKPEVSVSLMGNDEEAALVSELAPIDTFVALVRVDDADSGLNGEVVCRLAREGHFRLQKTHEKNYVILTNATLDRETSSEYGLTIIAEDRGTLSLSTVRHFTVRVQDENDNAPHFEKSRYDIFKDENNSPGAYLATVHASDPDLATNGHVSYSVLEGMVHGSSISTYVTVDPSSGAIYALRTFDYEEISHISFMIQASDYGNPSLSSNVTVVLNVLDVNDNRPVIVSPPLRNHTTEFTISKYSDYGDLITTITATDRDSGVNGDLSCTIIAGNEAGYFYMDSRTCEIRANVSLRDLTTDHVELMIMVQDHGSEPLETRALLHLALLENPENLADPLATGGLGKENVLDASTIIIISLGAICGLLIIIMVALALRCSRDKNDTRSYNCRVAESTYQQRPRKPSRQIHKGDITLVPTVNGALPIHHHSPTTTGPIHHSHQSLNSIVTVTSNQIPESFVLELTHATPPVEGQYQPRPSFRGNKHSRNYRYTLPDLDKFSLKDSGRGDSDSDGELGRDSPIDRLLGDGFSELFHIDTHSRVQSAMKLCTEECRVLGHSDQCWMPSFSAEEERRSFSTFGKDADEEEEMDDGGEKSLLSDINSVFHRIVPPSHTDPGDLTEGSTPCGVTNENRKCFLPGNSHFQNSANHASNSKWLPAMEEIPENYEEDEMESTLGFRKRTEDEFAVEINKLLLDVHQS, encoded by the exons ATGTGGAATTTTACTACAAGAAGTGAAACAATGCGCAGCGCGTGCCTTGTGCTGTTCACTCTCTTGGTGTCTGGATTTGGTCTTGTGGTGGGTCGGACGCTAAGGTACCGTGTGTATGAGGAGCAGGAGGCGGGAACCGTTATCGGCTCATTGAAGGAGGATGCGCGTGATGTGTTATCTCACCTGCCCAACACTGTGCCCTTACGTTTCCGGTCTGTGCAGCGTGGCGGTGCGAGCGCCTTAGCGGTACGTGAGCGTGATGGAGAGATCAGTGTAAGAGGCCGACTGGATCGTGAAAAGTTGTGTGACCGGAACCCAAACTGCTCAGTGGAGTTTGATGTGCTGACCCTGCCCACTGAGCACCTGCAACTCTTCCATGTGCAGGTGGAGATACTGGATGTGAATGACCATGCGCCACGCTTCCCACGTGCAGTCATCCCTCTGGAGATCTCAGAAACAGCCTCCGTAGGGACACGGGTCCCTCTGGACAGTGCTGCGGACCCGGATGTTGGTGAGAATGCTCTGAGCACATATACCTTGAGTGCATCTGACACCTTTGGAATCGATGTCCTTACTGGAACAAATGGTGCCAAGTACGCTGAGCTAGTGGTGCTAAAGGAACTTGATCGGGAGACACGTTCCAACTATGAGCTACGACTTACAGCATCAGATGGTGGCTCACCTCCCAGAACTGGAACCACACTTTTGAAGATCACAGTCGCCGATTCGAATGACAACAATCCTATCTTTGCAGAGCCGTCATATACCATTGACCTCCCAGAGGATGCGGCACCAGGTGTGTTGCTGGTGGATCTGAATGCCACAGATGCAGATGAAGGCACAAATGGCAAGATCGTCTACTCCTTCAGCAGCCATGTCTCTCCAAAAGTAGTAGAAACGTTCCGTATCGACCCAGACACAGGTCACCTTAGTCTGCTCAGGAAGGTGGACTTTGAGACAGATGATTCGTATGACGTAGATGTCCAGGCGCAAGACTCAGGGCCAAACTCAATGCCAGCACACTGCAAGATCACCATCAAGGTAAAGGATGTCAATGACAACAAGCCAGAAGTCAGTGTGAGCTTGATGGGAAATGATGAGGAAGCAGCACTGGTCTCGGAGTTAGCGCCCATAGACACGTTTGTAGCACTTGTGCGAGTGGATGATGCAGACTCGGGTTTAAATGGCGAAGTTGTGTGCCGGCTTGCTCGCGAAGGTCACTTCCGGCTTCAGAAGACACATGAGAAGAACTATGTAATCCTCACGAATGCCACTCTAGACCGAGAGACTAGCTCGGAGTATGGTCTTACGATAATTGCTGAGGACAGGGGGACTCTGAGCCTGTCTACTGTGAGACACTTCACAGTGCGTGTACAGGATGAGAACGATAACGCACCCCACTTTGAAAAGAGCCGCTATGACATCTTTAAAGATGAGAACAACTCTCCTGGTGCGTACCTCGCCACGGTGCATGCTAGCGACCCGGACCTAGCCACTAATGGCCATGTAAGCTACTCTGTTTTAGAGGGCATGGTGCACGGAAGCTCCATTTCTACTTATGTCACCGTAGATCCATCAAGCGGTGCCATTTATGCCTTACGCACTTTTGACTATGAGGAAATTAGCCATATTAGCTTCATGATTCAAGCAAGTGACTATGGCAATCCATCGCTAAGCAGCAATGTGACTGTTGTCTTAAACGTTCTAGATGTGAATGACAATCGGCCAGTTATAGTATCACCTCCACTTCGGAATCACACCACTGAGTTCACAATTTCCAAGTATTCAGACTATGGTGATCTCATAACCACAATCACGGCAACAGATCGTGACTCAGGTGTTAATGGCGACCTCTCGTGCACCATCATTGCTGGAAACGAGGCTGGGTACTTCTACATGGACAGCCGCACATGTGAAATCCGTGCTAACGTGAGCTTGCGTGACCTAACGACTGATCATGTGGAGCTCATGATCATGGTTCAGGATCATGGCAGTGAACCACTAGAAACCAGGGCTCTGCTCCACCTGGCCCTGCTGGAGAATCCGGAGAACCTTGCTGACCCACTTGCAACAGGGGGCTTGGGTAAAGAAAATGTTCTCGATGCCTCCACAATTATCATCATCTCATTGGGTGCCATCTGTGGTCTACTGATTATCATCATGGTGGCGCTAGCTTTGCGCTGTTCACGTGACAAAAATGACACACGCTCGTACAACTGCCGCGTTGCAGAATCGACGTATCAGCAGCGGCCGAGAAAACCTTCACGTCAAATTCACAAAGGTGACATCACACTCGTACCAACTGTTAACGGCGCACTTCCTATTCATCATCACTCACCCACCACCACAGGGCCAATCCATCACAGCCACCAATCACTGAACAGCATCGTCACTGTGACATCCAATCAGATCCCAGAAAGCTTTGTCCTGGAGCTGACGCATGCCACGCCCCCTGTGGAG GGTCAGTATCAGCCTCGGCCCAGCTTCAGAGGAAACAAACACTCTCGCAactacag ataCACACTCCCGGACTTGGATAAGTTCAGTCTGAAGGACAGTGGGCGGGGCGACAGCGACAGTGATGGTGAGCTAGGTCGTGATTCGCCAATCGACCGGTTGCTAGGTGACGGATTCAGCGAGCTCTTCCACAtcgacacacacagcagagtccagtcag CGATGAAGCTGTGTACGGAGGAGTGTCGGGTTCTCGGTCACTCAGATCAGTGCTGGATGCCTTCATTTTCTGCTGAAGAAGAGCGCCGCAGTTTCTCCACCTTTGGGAAAGATgctgatgaggaagaggagatgGATGACGGAGGGGAAAAGTCTCTGCTTTCTGACATCAATTCCGTCTTCCATCGAATCGTCCCTCCTTCTCACACCGATCCTGGCGACCTCACCGAAGGTTCTACCCCCTGCGGTGTCACCAACgaaaacaggaagtgcttcCTGCCAGGAAACTCTCACTTTCAGAATTCGGCTAATCACGCATCAAATTCAAAATGGCTGCCAGCGATGGAGGAGATCCCAGAAAACTATGAGGAGGATGAGATGGAGAGCACGCTAGGATTCCGTAAACGAACCGAGGACGAATTTGCCGTTGAAATTAACAAACTGTTGCTGGATGTCCACCAGAGCTAA